From Spirosoma aerolatum, one genomic window encodes:
- a CDS encoding MarR family winged helix-turn-helix transcriptional regulator: MNPDRNNTDESTLPLSLGALLGRVGRLISNQLTDDFERAGYSITVEQFALLVHLWQQDGITQQELGQRVAKHKTSINSLINNLEKRNLVKRIEDPTDRRINQIRLTRQAWSLQQPLTAIAWATTKHTVQGIDEQELAICRKVLLQLVSNLNRPSDL, translated from the coding sequence ATGAATCCGGATCGCAACAACACAGATGAATCAACCCTACCCTTATCCTTGGGGGCTTTACTGGGCCGGGTAGGCCGACTAATCAGCAACCAGTTGACCGACGATTTTGAGCGGGCTGGGTATTCGATCACCGTCGAGCAATTTGCCCTCTTGGTACACCTTTGGCAACAGGACGGGATAACCCAACAGGAACTCGGCCAGCGGGTAGCCAAACATAAAACCAGTATTAACAGCCTGATCAACAACCTAGAGAAACGCAATCTGGTTAAACGAATCGAGGATCCCACCGATCGACGCATCAATCAAATACGACTCACCCGGCAAGCCTGGTCGCTACAACAACCGCTCACGGCTATCGCCTGGGCAACGACGAAACATACCGTTCAAGGAATCGATGAGCAGGAGCTGGCTATCTGTCGAAAAGTGCTGTTACAACTGGTAAGTAATCTCAATAGGCCGTCAGATCTGTAG
- a CDS encoding TonB-dependent receptor family protein — protein sequence MKQFSIEANPFVTLVPTTRLIVGMVLVSASLFAQQQKSAGDSARLLNPVTVTGNRSIVIQSLPNVHGTYLMGGKRSEAIRITEIDANVAEKNPRQIFARIPGVFVYDMDGTGNQINISTRGLDPHRSWENNIRQNGVITNSDMYGYPASHYSPPMEGIERIELVRGTASLQYGAQFGGMLNYITKQADTTRRFGFQTINSIGSYGLRSTFNAIGGRIGKWTYYAYYYRRHSDGYRQNSGTDAQSQLGRIQFQATQRLSLTAELGRSAYIYNIPGPLTDAMFAQDPRQSTRSRNYFNPDIYIPSLKLDWRISDRTRLLWTTSAVLGNRNSVQLDAFATVPDTINRVTGQYRARQVDIDNFNSYTTEARLLHQYKLGSLNGALAAGVQLMNTDLHRRQLGVGTTGSDFDLTLTSPFKRDLHYRTKNMAAFAENQFYLTNRLMIAPGIRIEHGKTEMRGIISYYDASNLPTDISHHFALLGINAEYRLSNAVKLYGGWSQAYRPVVFKDIIPASTYEQIDKHLKDAYGYNAEIGLTGRWQGMHVNLTVFDLLYRNRLGTLLLTNTDGTSYIYRTNIGDSRSTGVEALIETQLLRTTNLLISGFSSTAYNYARYINGRVSAGTENRTVTGNQVESAPRWTTRNGLTARYGTASLTLQYSYVARTFSDALNTPTASANGAIGPVPAYSLWDLNGTWHIKRLVTVRGSINNLLNTQYFTKRPTFYPGPGVWPSDGRSAVLTVGLNL from the coding sequence ATGAAGCAATTTTCAATTGAAGCGAATCCATTCGTTACACTTGTCCCTACCACACGTCTGATCGTTGGGATGGTACTGGTGTCGGCTTCACTGTTTGCTCAGCAACAAAAATCGGCAGGCGACTCGGCTCGCCTATTAAATCCTGTTACCGTAACGGGCAACCGCTCCATCGTTATACAATCCTTACCAAACGTCCATGGAACCTACCTGATGGGAGGAAAGCGTAGTGAGGCCATCCGCATAACTGAAATCGATGCTAATGTCGCGGAGAAAAATCCCCGGCAGATCTTCGCCCGGATTCCGGGGGTATTTGTCTATGACATGGATGGGACTGGAAATCAGATCAATATTTCTACGCGGGGGCTGGACCCTCACCGTTCCTGGGAAAATAATATTCGCCAGAATGGTGTCATTACAAACTCAGATATGTATGGCTATCCGGCCAGCCACTATTCACCGCCCATGGAAGGAATCGAACGAATCGAACTAGTCCGAGGGACGGCTTCGCTGCAATACGGGGCACAGTTTGGCGGGATGCTTAATTACATTACCAAACAAGCGGATACAACGCGTCGGTTCGGCTTCCAGACTATCAATTCCATTGGATCGTACGGACTGCGGAGTACCTTTAATGCCATTGGCGGACGGATAGGTAAATGGACCTATTACGCCTATTACTATCGTCGTCATTCGGATGGCTATCGTCAAAACAGCGGTACCGATGCTCAGTCTCAGTTAGGCCGAATCCAGTTTCAGGCGACACAGCGGCTCAGCCTGACGGCCGAACTGGGCCGATCTGCCTACATATACAATATTCCCGGCCCGCTGACCGATGCCATGTTTGCGCAGGACCCGCGTCAGTCGACCCGTAGCCGAAACTATTTCAACCCCGATATTTACATTCCATCCTTGAAACTGGATTGGCGCATTTCGGATCGAACCAGACTTTTGTGGACTACGTCGGCGGTGCTGGGCAATCGTAATAGTGTTCAACTGGATGCCTTTGCTACGGTTCCCGACACGATCAATCGGGTAACGGGGCAGTATCGGGCACGCCAGGTCGATATTGACAACTTTAACAGCTATACGACCGAAGCCAGGCTGCTACATCAGTATAAACTAGGGAGCCTGAACGGAGCGTTGGCCGCTGGTGTGCAGTTGATGAATACCGATTTGCATCGTCGGCAATTGGGTGTAGGAACAACAGGGAGTGATTTTGACCTGACCCTAACCAGTCCATTTAAGCGCGACCTGCATTACCGAACGAAGAACATGGCCGCTTTTGCCGAAAACCAGTTCTACCTGACCAATCGGCTCATGATTGCTCCGGGCATTCGGATTGAGCATGGAAAAACGGAAATGCGTGGCATAATCAGTTACTACGACGCGTCTAATTTGCCAACCGACATTAGCCACCATTTTGCCTTACTGGGTATTAACGCCGAATATCGACTCAGCAATGCGGTAAAACTCTATGGAGGTTGGTCGCAGGCGTATCGCCCCGTTGTGTTCAAGGATATCATTCCGGCTTCTACGTATGAGCAGATCGACAAGCACCTGAAAGACGCCTATGGCTACAATGCCGAAATCGGTTTGACGGGGCGCTGGCAGGGGATGCATGTAAATCTGACCGTTTTTGACTTACTCTACCGAAACCGATTGGGTACGTTGTTACTGACAAATACCGATGGAACCAGCTATATCTACCGGACCAACATCGGGGATAGTCGGAGCACCGGCGTCGAAGCGTTGATAGAAACACAACTTCTCCGCACAACCAACCTGTTGATCAGTGGCTTTAGCTCAACGGCCTATAACTATGCCCGGTACATCAATGGCCGGGTTTCGGCCGGAACCGAGAACCGGACCGTAACGGGCAATCAGGTAGAATCGGCCCCTCGCTGGACGACGCGCAATGGTCTCACTGCTCGTTATGGTACGGCAAGTCTGACGCTCCAGTATAGTTATGTGGCGCGGACGTTTTCCGATGCGTTGAATACGCCGACTGCTTCGGCCAACGGAGCTATTGGACCAGTACCTGCTTATAGCCTTTGGGATTTGAATGGCACCTGGCACATCAAACGGCTGGTAACAGTGCGTGGAAGCATCAATAACCTACTTAATACGCAGTACTTCACCAAGCGTCCGACCTTCTATCCAGGGCCCGGCGTATGGCCATCCGATGGCCGAAGCGCCGTACTGACCGTTGGCTTGAACCTCTAA
- a CDS encoding TonB-dependent receptor domain-containing protein, producing the protein MKTNIFLTALLFWVGSLLTPAQAQFPMMGGSTQSKALPGTAGDQSPKGSAKIIGSVVDSTQAKAVEFASIALYNKSTGKAIDGTVADEKGKFALTKLVAGDYQVLISFVGFRNKTISNLTLTNGQTLDLGVIKLSSSIKTLEEVTVVGQAAVIEEKVDRLVYNADKDITAKGGDATDILRKVPMLTVDLDGNVSLRGSQNIKVLINNKPSTIVASSVSDALKQIPADQIKTVEVITSPSAKYDAEGSGGIINIITKKNSLQGLNLNIDSGVGNRGSMLSLNGNYRKGKAGFTLGGFGRAMYNTITKTNLDQTSQSGGVTTLTRQSGDGHSSGLFGQYNLGFDYDLAKNQSITAGVRYGVRNFSNQQDLVTQLFNNGSLNSSTNRNVDAKNLSGTVDANIDYLHTFKPQQEWSISTLYSRNDLTNNFDANLFGSTGDLSGRQRNLNKNVNQEFTLQTDYQTPIKKNQLLEFGGKAIFREVNSDYKYLFAGPSGQFTTESNNTLGELTYHQNIAAGYTSYTYTTKNRYTLKGGVRYEHTFIDASTREGGSLGVGDYGVLVPSVNASKTIKGTTFKLGFNRRIQRPGLQQLNPNFNAANPQVITLGNPKLKPELTNNAELGVSKTIGKTFINATFFGRITNNAITQVSSPSDSIKGAIVTTYQNIGRQHAYGTNLFANVAATSKINIGLFLNAFYTSLTGQSTGLDGASSEITNSGMNIGGGTFMNATFKNGWGAQAFGFLQGSQVQLQGRQGGFGFYTIGVKKEFNNKKASLGLAAENFLNNRFNIHTTLNSPLFSQVNDVYMYNRGVRLTFTLKIGKMTMDAPRKKAKSVNNDDVKSDGSGQTQSGGTPGGGQSRP; encoded by the coding sequence ATGAAAACGAACATCTTCTTAACCGCTCTTCTTTTTTGGGTTGGCAGTTTGCTAACCCCAGCCCAGGCCCAGTTCCCGATGATGGGTGGCTCTACCCAATCTAAGGCATTGCCCGGTACGGCTGGCGATCAAAGCCCGAAAGGGAGCGCTAAAATTATCGGCTCGGTAGTAGACTCAACCCAGGCCAAAGCCGTTGAATTTGCCAGCATCGCCCTTTACAATAAGTCTACCGGCAAGGCCATCGATGGTACCGTTGCCGACGAAAAAGGAAAATTTGCTCTAACCAAACTGGTAGCCGGTGATTATCAGGTGCTGATTAGTTTCGTCGGATTCCGCAATAAAACCATTTCTAACCTGACCCTGACCAACGGTCAAACGCTGGATCTGGGTGTTATCAAACTATCGTCCAGTATCAAAACGCTGGAAGAGGTAACGGTCGTCGGTCAGGCCGCCGTGATCGAAGAGAAAGTAGACCGGCTGGTGTATAACGCTGATAAAGACATTACGGCCAAAGGTGGTGATGCTACCGACATTCTGCGTAAAGTACCAATGCTGACCGTAGACCTGGACGGTAACGTGTCATTACGGGGTAGCCAGAATATCAAAGTATTGATCAACAACAAACCTTCTACGATTGTTGCCAGTAGTGTTTCGGACGCGCTGAAACAAATTCCAGCCGATCAGATCAAAACGGTCGAGGTTATCACTAGTCCATCTGCCAAGTATGATGCGGAAGGTTCGGGGGGTATCATCAACATCATCACCAAAAAGAACAGCCTGCAAGGGTTAAATCTCAACATCGACTCGGGGGTTGGTAACCGGGGCTCTATGCTATCCCTGAATGGGAACTACCGGAAAGGAAAAGCCGGATTCACATTGGGCGGCTTTGGCCGGGCCATGTACAATACCATCACGAAAACCAATCTTGATCAGACTAGCCAGTCGGGTGGTGTAACGACCTTGACCCGCCAGAGTGGTGATGGACACAGCTCTGGCCTGTTTGGCCAGTATAACCTGGGCTTCGATTATGATCTGGCTAAAAATCAGAGCATTACGGCCGGTGTGCGGTATGGGGTCCGCAACTTCTCCAACCAGCAGGACCTGGTTACCCAACTGTTCAACAACGGCTCGCTCAACTCAAGTACCAACCGGAACGTCGATGCCAAAAATTTGTCGGGTACAGTAGACGCCAACATCGATTATCTGCACACCTTCAAACCCCAGCAGGAATGGAGCATTTCGACCCTCTACAGCCGCAACGACCTGACCAACAACTTCGATGCGAATCTGTTCGGCAGCACTGGTGATTTATCGGGCCGTCAGCGGAATCTGAATAAGAACGTAAACCAGGAGTTTACGCTGCAAACTGATTATCAGACCCCGATCAAGAAAAATCAACTGCTGGAGTTTGGCGGCAAAGCCATTTTTCGGGAAGTCAACAGCGACTATAAGTACCTATTTGCGGGGCCTTCGGGGCAATTCACTACGGAGTCGAACAATACACTGGGCGAACTAACCTACCATCAGAACATTGCTGCGGGGTATACCTCGTATACCTACACCACCAAAAATCGCTATACGCTGAAAGGTGGGGTACGTTATGAACACACCTTCATCGATGCCAGCACCCGCGAAGGCGGTAGCCTGGGCGTAGGCGACTACGGTGTGCTGGTGCCTAGCGTGAATGCCTCCAAGACGATCAAAGGAACGACGTTTAAACTCGGCTTTAACCGCCGGATTCAGCGTCCCGGTCTGCAACAGTTGAACCCCAACTTCAACGCTGCGAACCCTCAGGTCATTACACTTGGCAATCCTAAACTGAAACCTGAACTGACCAACAACGCCGAACTGGGTGTGAGTAAAACCATTGGCAAAACGTTTATCAATGCAACGTTCTTCGGCCGCATTACCAACAACGCCATCACGCAGGTTAGCTCACCATCCGACTCGATCAAAGGTGCCATTGTCACAACCTATCAGAACATTGGCCGTCAGCATGCCTATGGCACCAACCTGTTTGCCAACGTAGCCGCTACCTCTAAAATCAACATTGGCTTATTTCTGAACGCTTTCTACACAAGCCTGACGGGGCAGTCTACAGGGCTGGACGGAGCTTCGTCTGAAATCACGAACAGTGGTATGAACATCGGTGGCGGTACATTTATGAACGCTACCTTCAAAAATGGCTGGGGTGCTCAGGCATTTGGGTTCCTACAGGGATCGCAGGTTCAGTTGCAGGGCCGTCAGGGTGGCTTCGGTTTCTACACGATTGGTGTCAAGAAGGAGTTCAACAACAAAAAAGCCAGTCTGGGTTTAGCGGCCGAAAACTTCCTCAACAACCGCTTCAATATTCATACAACCTTGAACTCACCCTTATTTAGCCAGGTCAACGATGTGTATATGTATAATCGGGGCGTCCGTCTTACCTTCACACTCAAGATTGGCAAAATGACGATGGACGCTCCTCGCAAGAAAGCCAAGTCGGTCAATAACGACGACGTAAAAAGCGATGGAAGCGGTCAGACCCAATCGGGTGGTACGCCAGGAGGAGGCCAGTCTCGCCCTTAA
- a CDS encoding NAD(P)-dependent oxidoreductase translates to MKVVIFGATGQTGRELLQQALNRGHYVTAIVRDPAAIVLTHQRLHVTVGDALKPDSFAPALEQQDAVLSAIGISSFWASLKPMTFHRQSAQNIVAQMNRAGVKRLVCLTSVGVLDKPVGPLFYRWLVKPLLRHKYEDMRQMEQIVRKSTLEWTIVRPFRLVSGERTGHVRVGVSGTLDNAGSISRADLAEFMLGQLESEANWQQTIAVAY, encoded by the coding sequence ATGAAAGTAGTCATTTTTGGCGCCACGGGCCAAACCGGGCGTGAACTCCTGCAACAGGCCCTCAACCGCGGCCATTACGTAACGGCCATTGTTCGTGACCCGGCCGCTATCGTTCTGACCCACCAGCGGCTGCACGTGACAGTCGGTGATGCACTAAAACCCGATTCATTTGCCCCCGCCCTTGAGCAGCAGGATGCAGTGTTGTCGGCCATTGGCATCAGTAGCTTTTGGGCTTCGCTTAAGCCTATGACCTTTCACCGTCAGTCAGCTCAAAACATCGTCGCCCAAATGAATAGAGCAGGGGTTAAGCGATTGGTCTGCCTAACCAGCGTGGGTGTACTCGACAAACCGGTCGGCCCGTTGTTCTATCGCTGGCTGGTGAAGCCCCTGCTTCGACATAAATATGAAGATATGCGGCAGATGGAGCAGATTGTCCGGAAGAGTACGCTGGAGTGGACAATTGTGCGGCCGTTTCGATTGGTCAGCGGTGAGCGAACCGGACACGTTCGTGTGGGTGTATCCGGCACGCTGGACAATGCCGGGTCAATTTCACGAGCCGATTTAGCTGAGTTCATGCTGGGGCAACTCGAATCAGAAGCTAATTGGCAACAAACGATAGCGGTTGCCTACTAG
- a CDS encoding MarR family winged helix-turn-helix transcriptional regulator, translating to MASSPQNDQELSTELRIVVTRLIKKLRSESPTHAKLSLTERSVIKLLDKQKELLPSEIARTEKVTMQSMSQILNHLLALGYITRTPSQTDKRKVVISLSETGQAILHAVRNEVDEWLNKAILQTCSAEDKAILRQALVPLSKLVEVD from the coding sequence ATGGCCTCATCACCACAAAACGACCAAGAGTTATCAACCGAACTACGAATAGTAGTGACCCGGCTTATTAAAAAGCTACGCAGTGAGTCGCCAACTCACGCCAAGCTATCGCTTACCGAACGGTCGGTCATTAAACTGCTCGATAAGCAGAAAGAACTGCTGCCCAGCGAGATCGCCAGGACAGAAAAAGTGACCATGCAGTCGATGTCGCAGATTTTGAATCACCTGCTGGCGCTTGGTTATATTACCCGTACCCCCTCCCAAACCGATAAGCGTAAAGTGGTGATCTCCCTGTCAGAAACCGGTCAGGCCATTTTACACGCTGTTAGAAATGAAGTTGACGAGTGGTTAAATAAAGCCATACTGCAAACCTGCTCCGCCGAAGACAAAGCGATCCTGCGTCAGGCATTGGTCCCGTTGAGCAAACTGGTGGAGGTTGACTGA
- a CDS encoding LacI family DNA-binding transcriptional regulator, which produces MQKDVTIYDIAKLLELSPATVSRALNDHPAISSSTKSLITSKAKEMGYRSNLFASNLRRQRTNTIGVIVPRLDSAFMSTVLAGMEKIANKSNYNLIISQSLESVKKEVANAKTMFDSRVDGLLVSLAADTDDLEHFNTFFRKGIPMILFDRVMPQKNCTNIVIDNVKAGYDATMHLLDQGCKQVMHVTGNIKRNVYADRLKGYKMALVDRGIPISDELIQLTDLTRQAGLDMASHIRQMASPPDGLFVVSDFCAASCMGALRQYGFAIPADIAVVGFNNDPVSQVVEPNLSTIHYPGQEMGEIAAQTLINHLNGLLHLNTTNSILLNYELIIRQSSQRTKAL; this is translated from the coding sequence ATGCAGAAAGATGTAACGATTTATGACATTGCTAAACTCCTTGAGTTATCCCCTGCTACGGTAAGCAGGGCATTAAATGACCATCCTGCTATTAGCTCTTCGACAAAGAGCCTCATTACCAGTAAGGCAAAGGAGATGGGCTATCGTTCCAATCTATTCGCCAGCAATCTACGCCGTCAACGAACCAATACCATCGGTGTAATTGTACCCCGTCTTGATAGTGCGTTTATGTCGACCGTATTGGCCGGCATGGAGAAAATAGCCAATAAGAGTAATTACAATCTGATTATCAGTCAATCGCTGGAATCGGTTAAGAAAGAGGTTGCGAATGCTAAAACGATGTTCGATAGCCGGGTCGATGGATTACTGGTTTCTTTAGCCGCCGATACTGACGATCTTGAGCATTTTAATACATTCTTCCGTAAAGGCATTCCGATGATTCTATTCGACCGGGTGATGCCGCAGAAGAATTGCACCAATATTGTCATCGATAATGTAAAGGCAGGTTACGATGCTACGATGCATCTTCTCGACCAGGGATGCAAGCAGGTAATGCACGTAACGGGTAACATCAAGCGAAATGTATATGCCGATCGGCTCAAAGGCTATAAAATGGCCCTAGTCGACCGTGGGATTCCGATTTCCGACGAACTTATTCAACTCACTGACCTAACGCGTCAGGCAGGGCTGGATATGGCCAGTCATATCCGTCAGATGGCTAGCCCTCCCGATGGGCTTTTTGTTGTCAGCGATTTCTGTGCGGCCAGTTGCATGGGCGCGTTACGCCAGTATGGATTTGCCATTCCGGCCGATATTGCCGTGGTAGGCTTTAATAATGATCCAGTCTCTCAGGTTGTAGAACCTAACCTTTCGACGATTCACTACCCTGGACAGGAAATGGGTGAGATTGCTGCCCAAACGCTGATCAATCACCTGAATGGCCTGCTCCATCTGAACACAACCAACAGTATTCTGTTGAACTACGAACTGATTATCAGGCAGTCGTCTCAGCGGACCAAAGCTCTATAA
- a CDS encoding glycoside hydrolase family 43 protein gives MISPTKLIIATAGLALLAIQSGICQNPVSSSAKPKPLVTDIYTADPSAHVFNGKIYIYPSHDIEANVPQDDEGGHFNMRDYHVFSMDKIGGKVTDHGVALDIKDVPWAGRQMWAPDAAYKNGMYYLYFPVKDKKDVFRIGVATSKSPVGPFKAEPAPIPGSYSIDPAVFTDTDGKSYMYLGGIWGGQLQRWHTGKYDSSLKTDLKKDNEPALNAKVARMSKDMLKFDEPLKDLVIVDKAGKPLLGGDHDRRFFEGGWMHKYKGTYYFSYSTGDTHLLVYATSKSPYGPFTYQGVLMKPVTGWTTHHSIVEFQGKWYIFYHDVELSGKTHLRNIKVRELKRNPDGSLETITP, from the coding sequence ATGATTAGTCCAACCAAACTCATTATCGCTACGGCTGGCCTGGCACTTTTGGCCATCCAATCCGGTATTTGCCAGAATCCGGTTTCCAGTTCGGCAAAGCCGAAACCACTCGTGACGGACATTTACACAGCCGACCCATCGGCCCATGTGTTCAACGGTAAAATTTACATCTATCCATCGCACGATATTGAAGCCAACGTGCCCCAGGATGATGAAGGTGGCCATTTCAACATGCGTGACTACCACGTTTTTTCGATGGACAAAATTGGTGGCAAAGTGACCGATCATGGCGTTGCGCTCGACATTAAAGACGTTCCCTGGGCAGGGCGGCAGATGTGGGCTCCTGATGCCGCCTATAAAAATGGTATGTACTACCTCTATTTTCCCGTAAAGGACAAAAAGGACGTTTTTCGCATTGGTGTAGCCACCAGCAAATCGCCCGTGGGCCCGTTTAAGGCCGAACCAGCTCCTATTCCTGGTAGCTATAGCATCGACCCAGCCGTATTTACTGATACCGATGGCAAATCATATATGTACCTCGGCGGCATTTGGGGAGGGCAATTGCAACGCTGGCACACAGGAAAGTATGACAGTAGCCTGAAAACGGACCTAAAAAAAGATAACGAACCTGCCTTAAATGCTAAAGTTGCACGCATGAGTAAGGATATGCTTAAGTTCGATGAACCGCTCAAAGATCTGGTGATCGTCGACAAAGCGGGTAAGCCACTACTTGGGGGCGATCATGATCGACGGTTCTTTGAAGGAGGCTGGATGCATAAATACAAGGGTACCTATTACTTCTCGTACTCGACGGGCGATACACACTTACTGGTATATGCCACCAGCAAATCGCCATACGGTCCGTTCACCTATCAGGGAGTGCTGATGAAACCTGTGACGGGCTGGACTACACACCATTCTATCGTAGAGTTTCAGGGCAAATGGTACATTTTCTACCACGATGTAGAACTATCTGGCAAAACGCATCTGCGCAACATCAAGGTACGGGAACTGAAACGGAACCCGGATGGATCGCTGGAAACCATTACGCCATAA
- a CDS encoding MFS transporter: protein MKVSTFTAFKSRNYRLFFAGQSISLLGTWMQKTAVSWVIYSQTHSKLMLGMSVFATLFPSALLTPLGGVFSDRYDRYRVLLLTQVLSMVQAVLLTVVVFFKNYAVWEIILLSVVLGLINAFDVPARQSLVYELVDDKKDLPNAVALNSSMVNLSKLIGPAIAGIAIEKLGEVVCFGLNAVSFIAVISSLLLMKLPKYVPRLHRKNILTELAEGFTYAKETASIRFIMIMLAMASLLVLPFTSLMSVYAKDVFRGTASTFGLLDSAIGLGAFIGAIFLASLKPERNLSKVLAVNTFVFGAGLILFSYTSWYPLALLFLVIGAFGMMSQITISNTLLQTQAAPAMRGRVMSMFVMVYASALPVGSLIVGTISEHVGVQATVLGEGIMALGIGALHLRHRQKISPSKPISPLPENLAPEVAVAPTA from the coding sequence ATGAAAGTAAGCACATTCACCGCGTTTAAAAGTCGGAATTACCGACTTTTTTTTGCCGGCCAATCCATTTCTCTGCTCGGCACCTGGATGCAAAAGACGGCGGTAAGCTGGGTAATTTATTCGCAGACTCATTCCAAGCTGATGTTAGGCATGAGCGTGTTTGCTACCCTGTTTCCGTCAGCTTTATTAACACCTTTGGGCGGTGTTTTCTCCGATCGATATGATCGGTACCGGGTTCTTTTACTCACGCAGGTTTTATCGATGGTGCAGGCGGTTCTGCTTACGGTTGTGGTCTTCTTCAAGAACTATGCCGTTTGGGAAATCATTCTATTGAGTGTCGTATTGGGTCTGATTAATGCGTTCGATGTGCCCGCTCGTCAGTCGCTGGTTTACGAACTGGTCGATGACAAAAAAGATTTACCGAATGCCGTGGCGTTAAATTCATCGATGGTCAATTTATCCAAGTTGATTGGCCCGGCCATTGCCGGCATTGCCATCGAAAAACTAGGCGAGGTGGTCTGTTTTGGGCTGAACGCTGTCAGCTTTATAGCCGTCATTAGCTCCCTTTTGCTCATGAAACTGCCCAAATATGTACCAAGACTGCATAGGAAGAATATATTAACTGAATTGGCAGAGGGATTCACATATGCCAAAGAAACAGCATCCATTCGGTTTATCATGATCATGCTGGCGATGGCCAGTCTATTGGTGTTGCCCTTCACCAGCCTGATGTCCGTTTATGCAAAGGATGTATTTCGGGGCACAGCCTCCACCTTTGGCCTGCTCGACAGTGCCATCGGGCTGGGAGCCTTTATCGGCGCCATTTTTCTGGCTTCCCTAAAGCCGGAGCGCAACCTGAGCAAGGTACTGGCCGTCAACACCTTTGTTTTCGGGGCAGGGCTCATCTTGTTTTCCTACACGAGCTGGTATCCACTAGCGCTGCTCTTTTTGGTAATTGGCGCATTTGGGATGATGTCGCAGATTACGATCAGTAACACGCTGCTCCAAACTCAGGCAGCTCCTGCCATGCGAGGTCGGGTTATGAGTATGTTCGTCATGGTATATGCTAGCGCCTTACCAGTTGGTAGCCTGATTGTCGGGACTATATCAGAGCACGTTGGTGTACAGGCGACTGTACTAGGCGAAGGCATTATGGCCTTGGGGATTGGTGCGTTGCACCTCCGCCATCGACAAAAAATCAGTCCCTCAAAACCAATCTCGCCCCTGCCTGAAAATCTGGCACCCGAAGTGGCAGTGGCGCCAACAGCCTGA
- a CDS encoding LolA family protein has translation MKTNKFLVLGFALCLSGFAQAQTVDELVDKHVAALGGLDKLSNVKTLYIERSMAINGMEIPSKSTIVVGKSMRTETSVMGNSMIQVVDGTTGWMVRPAMMGGTGDPEEMPADQLKSSKGQLDPFGALVNYKTKGNQVELIGKEKVDGKDAYHLKVTTKEGQTVDEFLDANTYLVNKVKMAMNGQTAEIAFSDYKDKDGIKFANTMEMASPQGALTFTTEKITVNGPVDENIFKKPAK, from the coding sequence ATGAAAACCAACAAATTCCTGGTTCTAGGCTTCGCCCTTTGCCTTTCTGGCTTTGCCCAGGCTCAGACCGTCGACGAATTGGTCGATAAACACGTAGCCGCGCTGGGGGGGCTGGATAAACTGAGCAACGTCAAAACGCTGTATATCGAACGCTCGATGGCTATTAACGGCATGGAAATTCCCAGCAAGTCGACTATTGTGGTTGGCAAATCCATGCGGACCGAAACGTCGGTAATGGGCAACTCGATGATTCAGGTTGTAGACGGCACCACTGGCTGGATGGTGCGCCCGGCCATGATGGGTGGCACCGGCGATCCAGAAGAGATGCCCGCCGATCAGTTGAAAAGCTCAAAAGGCCAGCTTGACCCGTTCGGTGCTCTGGTCAATTACAAAACCAAAGGCAATCAGGTCGAGCTGATTGGTAAAGAGAAAGTAGATGGTAAAGATGCCTATCACCTGAAGGTAACAACTAAAGAAGGGCAGACCGTCGACGAATTTCTGGATGCGAACACCTACCTGGTCAATAAGGTCAAAATGGCGATGAATGGACAAACGGCCGAAATTGCCTTTTCAGACTACAAAGACAAAGACGGAATTAAGTTCGCCAATACGATGGAAATGGCCTCACCACAAGGCGCTTTAACCTTCACGACGGAAAAGATTACTGTTAATGGTCCGGTAGACGAAAACATTTTCAAAAAGCCGGCTAAGTAG